One region of Sphingomonas adhaesiva genomic DNA includes:
- the ribD gene encoding bifunctional diaminohydroxyphosphoribosylaminopyrimidine deaminase/5-amino-6-(5-phosphoribosylamino)uracil reductase RibD, whose protein sequence is MRAALAIGERTRGRTAPNPNVGCVIVAGEGRVVGRGWTQPGGRPHAEAMALAQAGEAARGGTAYVTLEPCAHVSPRGPACADLLAASGVARVVVALRDPDPRTDGQGIARLRGAGVEVVTGVEADAARRAMAGFLTRRRLGRPHVTLKLALSLDGAVSMADGRSQWITGAPARAHAHLERARHEAILVGRGTWEADRPRLDVRLPGLEARAPLRVVLSSGHPHPSGATRLPPSPAGRGKDEGNSIWIENPADIATLPADHLLIEGGAAAAAAFLRANLVDRLVLYRAPILIGGGRTLGDIALGDLPDAHGRWTLTDERQLGIDRLEVYEAR, encoded by the coding sequence ATGCGCGCCGCGCTCGCGATCGGCGAGCGGACGCGCGGGCGGACCGCGCCCAACCCGAATGTCGGATGCGTGATCGTCGCAGGCGAGGGTCGCGTCGTCGGGCGCGGCTGGACCCAGCCCGGCGGGCGCCCGCATGCCGAGGCGATGGCGCTCGCGCAGGCGGGGGAGGCGGCGCGCGGCGGCACCGCCTATGTCACGCTGGAACCATGCGCGCACGTCTCCCCGCGCGGCCCCGCCTGCGCGGACCTGCTGGCGGCCAGCGGGGTGGCGCGCGTGGTGGTGGCGCTGCGCGATCCCGATCCGCGCACCGACGGGCAGGGGATCGCAAGGCTGCGCGGCGCCGGGGTGGAGGTCGTCACCGGGGTCGAGGCCGACGCGGCGCGGCGCGCGATGGCGGGGTTCCTGACGCGGCGACGGCTGGGGCGACCGCATGTCACGCTCAAGCTGGCGCTGTCGCTCGACGGCGCGGTGTCGATGGCGGACGGGCGCAGCCAGTGGATCACCGGCGCGCCCGCGCGCGCGCACGCGCATCTCGAACGTGCGCGACACGAGGCGATCCTGGTCGGACGCGGGACATGGGAGGCGGATCGCCCGCGGCTCGACGTGCGGTTGCCGGGGCTGGAGGCGCGCGCGCCGCTGCGGGTGGTGCTGTCGTCTGGTCACCCTCACCCTTCCGGCGCTACGCGCCTCCCTCCCTCTCCCGCCGGGAGAGGGAAGGATGAGGGTAACTCCATCTGGATCGAGAACCCCGCCGACATCGCCACCCTCCCAGCCGACCATCTCCTGATCGAGGGCGGTGCCGCCGCCGCCGCCGCCTTCCTGCGCGCGAACCTCGTCGACCGGCTTGTGCTCTACCGCGCCCCGATCCTGATCGGCGGCGGGCGCACGCTGGGCGACATCGCGCTGGGCGACCTGCCCGACGCGCACGGGCGCTGGACGCTGACCGACGAGCGCCAGCTTGGCATCGATCGCCTGGAAGTCTACGAGGCGCGCTGA
- a CDS encoding glutamate--tRNA ligase, protein MTVTTRFAPSPTGHLHVGNIRAALHNWMQARRHGGRFVLRIDDTDAERSEERFVEAIRADLAWLGLHPDAEVRQSARFDRYEAVFERLRAAGHVYPAYETAQELDLKRKILRGRGLPPIYDRAALALSDADRAALEADGVRPHWRFRLDHAVPMAWDDLIRGPQSFDPRTQSDPVIRRADGSWLYLLPSVIDDANLGITHVVRGEDHVTNTALQLQMFAAMGATPPAFAHEALLTGAEGKLSKRLGSLGMDALRDDGIEPAALRSLLARLGTSQPVDAVVDPAPLVAAFDFAHFGRAPARFDEHELAQVNARIVHQLPFDAVADRLPAGMDRAVWEAVRPNLSTVAEARDWWQVIEGPIAPPPPGEDAAYLAQAAGLAATIDWAGDPWHVLTAALKEATGRKGKPLFLPLRRALTGRDHGPDMAALLPLIGRERALARLDMSSPRA, encoded by the coding sequence ATGACCGTCACGACCCGCTTCGCCCCCTCCCCCACCGGCCACCTGCACGTCGGCAACATCCGCGCCGCGCTCCACAACTGGATGCAGGCGCGCCGCCACGGCGGGCGCTTCGTGCTGCGGATCGACGATACCGATGCGGAGCGCAGCGAGGAACGGTTCGTCGAGGCGATCCGCGCCGACCTCGCCTGGCTGGGGCTGCATCCGGACGCGGAGGTGCGCCAGTCGGCCCGCTTCGACCGCTACGAGGCGGTGTTCGAACGGCTGCGCGCGGCGGGCCATGTCTATCCCGCCTACGAGACCGCGCAGGAGCTCGACCTCAAGCGCAAGATCCTGCGCGGGCGCGGGCTGCCGCCGATCTACGACCGCGCCGCGCTGGCGCTGAGCGACGCGGACCGCGCGGCGCTGGAGGCCGATGGCGTGCGCCCGCACTGGCGCTTCCGCCTCGATCACGCCGTACCGATGGCATGGGACGATCTGATCCGGGGCCCCCAGTCGTTCGATCCGCGGACGCAGAGCGACCCCGTGATCCGCCGCGCCGACGGATCGTGGCTGTACCTGCTCCCCTCGGTCATCGACGACGCGAACCTCGGCATCACCCATGTCGTGCGCGGCGAGGATCACGTCACCAACACCGCGCTCCAGCTGCAGATGTTCGCCGCGATGGGGGCCACGCCGCCCGCCTTCGCGCACGAGGCGCTGCTGACGGGGGCGGAGGGCAAATTGTCGAAGCGGCTCGGCAGCCTGGGGATGGACGCGCTGCGCGACGACGGCATCGAGCCCGCCGCGCTCCGCTCGCTGCTGGCGCGGCTGGGCACCAGCCAGCCGGTCGACGCGGTGGTCGATCCCGCCCCGCTGGTCGCCGCGTTCGACTTCGCGCACTTCGGCCGCGCGCCCGCGCGCTTCGACGAGCACGAGCTGGCGCAGGTCAATGCCCGCATCGTCCACCAGCTGCCGTTCGACGCCGTCGCCGATCGCCTGCCCGCGGGGATGGACCGCGCGGTGTGGGAAGCGGTGCGCCCCAATCTGTCCACCGTCGCGGAGGCCCGCGACTGGTGGCAGGTGATCGAGGGTCCGATCGCCCCCCCGCCACCGGGCGAGGACGCCGCCTATCTGGCGCAGGCGGCGGGATTGGCCGCGACGATCGACTGGGCCGGCGACCCGTGGCACGTGCTGACTGCGGCGCTGAAGGAGGCGACGGGGCGCAAGGGCAAGCCGCTGTTCCTGCCGCTGCGCCGCGCGCTGACCGGGCGCGACCACGGCCCCGACATGGCCGCGCTCCTGCCGCTGATCGGCCGGGAGCGCGCGCTGGCGCGGCTGGATATGTCGTCACCCCGGGCTTGA